AGTTCCAGTAATAGGATAATTAGTTGTTCCATCAGAAACACCTGTAGCATCACCTACCGCAGTAAAATCTATATTAACCATAAAGGTTCCAGCTGCACAATCATCAACGACAGTAGAAGAAGCTATTTCAGCTGTTACACAAGGCGCAACAGGAACAACGATCATAAATGATGCTTCAAGCTCTTCTGGAGTTCCTTCACAAGAAGTAGATGCGTCTGTATCTTCACCATCATCCGGCGATACACCTCCATTATCACCTATTACATTTCCATAGGAAGTAATAGTAATAAGTGTACCATCCCAACCATCATCATATTGATCGTAACAATTAACATAATAAGTCCCTGGTGGTAATGATATATTCTCATTGATCAAACCAGAACCATTACATTGCGTTCCATCACCTTGACCCCAAAATTGAGTACCTCCACCATCTGGTGCATCAGTAATAGACACCCACTTTTCTCCAGGGTAATCTCCTCCAGAAGTCGTAATATTAATTATTGATTGCGCATATGTCTGCCACGAAAAAGCAAAACAACATAATGCAAATAAGTAAAATGTAAATTTTTTCATTTTTAAATTGGTTTTAAATTAATAGTGCTCCAATATATTACAATTAAAAAGGTTATACCATATCGATGAGATTGTTATCGATAAAAAGCACGATTTAAACGTTAAAAGGATGTTAATTTTTTATGCATGCATAGTATAATTACTAAAACATTAAGGTATTCGCAGTAATGCTTTACATAAATTCAGAATAACACTTTAAAACCGTCCGTTTTAATACATATAATTTACTGACCTAAGCAACCATTTGCTCTGGTCTTCCCCACTTCTATACGCGCTTCAATAATATTCGAGCCTAGATTAACGATGGCAATAAAATCGTTGTATTATCAATTAGGGTCTCCCCAACTGGAAACATAATCTTTGCCACTTTTAAACGCCATTTAATCTGGCAAATCCAGTTCAGATAGTTACTTCTTTTAAATATACAAAAACACACATTTTTTTCAATTTAATATGCCCTAAAAACCATAGGTTTGTACTCTAATTTGACTTATGAAAACTTACAAAACCTACCTTAACTGGAGTACAGGAAAAGACTCGGCGCTGGCACTTTACTATTTATTACAAGATGAACGTTATAGTGTTGAACAGTTTATTACTACGGTAAACACGGCTTTTAATCGTGTTTCTATGCATGGTATTAGGATTGCCTTATTGGAAAATCAAGTTGCTGCTTTAGGTATGCCCCTTTGGCAAATTAAACTTCCAGAACAACCAAGCATGGACGATTATAACAAAATTATGACCGAAGCGACAACGAAACTTAAAAAAGACGGTTATAGTTATGCTGCTTTTGGCGATATTTTATTAGAAGATTTAAAACAGTACCGTGAGGATCAACTAGGGAGTCAAGGTATGAAAACGGTGTTTCCACTTTGGCAAAGAAATACCAAGCAATTAATGCAAGAATTTCTAGATTTAGGTTTTAAGGCTGTAATAGTTTGTGCCGATGCTAATTATTTTACGGAAGATTTTGTGGGCAGAACGCTAGATGAAATTTAATAGCTACTTTACCAGAAGCAGTTGATCCATGTGGTGAAAATGGTGAATTCCATACCTTTTGTTTTGATGATCCCATTTTTAAAACACCTATAGCTTTTGAAATTGGTGAAAAGACTTATCGCGAATATCCAAAACCAAATTCAGCCGGTGCCGCGTCAGGGTTTTGGTTTTGCGATTTAATTTCTAACTCATAAAAA
Above is a window of Bizionia sp. M204 DNA encoding:
- a CDS encoding ATP-binding protein, whose product is MKTYKTYLNWSTGKDSALALYYLLQDERYSVEQFITTVNTAFNRVSMHGIRIALLENQVAALGMPLWQIKLPEQPSMDDYNKIMTEATTKLKKDGYSYAAFGDILLEDLKQYREDQLGSQGMKTVFPLWQRNTKQLMQEFLDLGFKAVIVCADANYFTEDFVGRTLDEI